A single window of Actinoallomurus bryophytorum DNA harbors:
- a CDS encoding MbtH family protein, which produces MNPFEDESSTYRVLVNDERQYSLWPASIKVPAGWSVVVDGATRKVCLDYIDQHWIDMRPQSLREAMERGA; this is translated from the coding sequence GTGAATCCGTTCGAGGACGAGAGCAGTACCTATCGCGTACTTGTCAACGACGAACGCCAATACTCGCTCTGGCCGGCTTCGATAAAAGTTCCGGCCGGCTGGTCGGTGGTGGTCGATGGCGCCACCCGCAAGGTATGCCTGGACTACATTGATCAGCACTGGATCGACATGCGCCCGCAGAGCCTGCGTGAGGCCATGGAGCGCGGGGCGTGA
- a CDS encoding DUF4126 domain-containing protein, with product MFAILTGLGLSASAGLNAYIPIMVVGLLARFTDVIALPHQFAWMTNGWALAVVAVLLAAEVVLDKVAVVDHVNDAIQTFVRPTAGGAVFAASDAAARIDHSGWMTGHPWVGWVLGVVVALCVHVTKAGVRPIVNVGTVGIGTPFVSAAEDTMSLTMSLVALLVPALVILFLIVFVLIGWRLIRMIRRRRRRQNAG from the coding sequence ATGTTCGCGATATTGACCGGGCTCGGCCTGTCCGCATCGGCCGGTCTGAACGCCTATATCCCCATCATGGTGGTCGGCCTGCTCGCCCGCTTCACCGACGTGATCGCGCTGCCGCACCAGTTCGCGTGGATGACCAACGGATGGGCGCTCGCGGTCGTGGCGGTCCTGCTCGCCGCGGAGGTCGTTCTCGACAAGGTGGCCGTCGTCGACCATGTCAACGACGCGATACAGACATTCGTACGACCTACGGCCGGTGGTGCCGTCTTCGCCGCGTCGGACGCCGCCGCGCGGATCGACCACTCCGGATGGATGACCGGTCATCCCTGGGTGGGCTGGGTCCTGGGCGTCGTCGTCGCGCTGTGCGTGCACGTCACCAAGGCGGGGGTGCGTCCCATCGTCAACGTCGGCACGGTCGGCATCGGGACACCCTTCGTGAGCGCGGCGGAGGACACGATGTCACTGACGATGAGCCTTGTCGCGCTCCTGGTCCCCGCGCTCGTCATCCTGTTCCTGATCGTCTTCGTCCTGATCGGATGGCGGTTGATACGAATGATCCGCAGGCGGCGTAGACGGCAGAACGCCGGCTGA
- a CDS encoding glycoside hydrolase family 5 protein: MRRSRARGAVIAFAVLLAATGVDASAQARSAPAQPDATAGLLPSGYLSTSGSQIVDSTGKRVRIAAVALHGNSRLDQNTIVNQDSPLAGLNANLRAIRNAGFNTVTLAWSDASLHDGNAANYLAGLDAVVAAAKQNLLKVILNHHNDEGAAGNGNCLAQQGNGLWYDSGPGTNGTDGCGTPGTVTQASFLADWQQIATRYKGNSTVIGFDLDNEPLAYPGESTWGDGGVTDIHAMYTTVGNAVESIDPGVLVICEGPQNYGGSFAGAAGVKAPEGDLTAVAAHPVVLSGANAGRARVIYSVHEYPYSVAHIDPDSGPEAVQRYNAVWGYLVTQNIAPVWIGEAGAPMSSSDDTAWANTLTSYVNGKEGANGGPTFTGTSQGIGTTYYVWDTQGLGALNSDGTLNQPRYAVYSQWRTN, from the coding sequence ATGAGGAGAAGCAGAGCAAGGGGGGCGGTGATCGCGTTCGCGGTACTGCTCGCGGCGACCGGGGTCGACGCGTCCGCCCAGGCCCGATCGGCTCCGGCGCAGCCGGATGCCACCGCCGGGCTACTGCCGTCCGGCTACCTGAGCACCAGCGGAAGCCAGATCGTCGACTCGACGGGCAAGCGGGTACGGATCGCGGCCGTGGCCCTGCACGGCAACTCCCGCCTCGACCAGAACACGATCGTCAACCAGGACAGCCCGCTCGCCGGACTGAACGCCAACCTCAGGGCCATCCGTAACGCCGGGTTCAACACGGTGACGCTCGCCTGGAGCGATGCCAGCCTGCACGACGGCAACGCCGCCAACTACCTGGCCGGCCTCGACGCGGTGGTCGCCGCGGCCAAACAGAATCTCCTCAAGGTCATCCTGAACCACCACAACGACGAGGGGGCCGCCGGCAACGGCAACTGCCTGGCCCAGCAGGGAAACGGGCTGTGGTACGACAGCGGGCCGGGCACCAACGGGACGGACGGCTGCGGCACGCCGGGCACCGTCACCCAGGCGTCGTTCCTCGCCGACTGGCAGCAGATCGCCACCCGGTACAAGGGCAACTCCACGGTCATCGGCTTCGACCTCGACAACGAGCCGCTCGCGTACCCCGGTGAGAGCACCTGGGGCGACGGCGGCGTCACCGACATCCACGCGATGTACACCACCGTCGGCAACGCCGTCGAGTCCATCGACCCGGGCGTACTGGTCATCTGCGAGGGCCCGCAGAACTACGGCGGCTCGTTCGCCGGTGCCGCCGGCGTGAAGGCACCCGAAGGCGACCTCACCGCGGTCGCCGCCCATCCGGTCGTCCTGTCCGGCGCCAACGCCGGGCGCGCACGTGTCATCTACTCGGTACACGAGTATCCGTACTCGGTCGCCCACATCGATCCGGACAGCGGCCCCGAGGCGGTCCAGCGGTACAACGCGGTGTGGGGATACCTGGTGACCCAGAACATCGCGCCGGTGTGGATCGGCGAGGCGGGCGCGCCGATGAGCAGCAGCGACGACACGGCCTGGGCGAACACGCTCACCTCCTACGTCAACGGCAAGGAAGGGGCGAACGGCGGCCCGACGTTCACCGGCACCTCGCAGGGCATCGGCACCACGTACTACGTCTGGGACACCCAGGGACTCGGTGCGCTGAACAGCGACGGAACGCTCAACCAGCCCAGGTACGCCGTGTACTCCCAGTGGCGGACGAACTGA
- a CDS encoding LacI family DNA-binding transcriptional regulator — protein MANLTIRDIARLSGLSKSTVSLVLNNSPKVDPKTRRRVLAVMREHNYVPSFAATALAKGNTGLIGMIVPGLTWRFMANINYGVAKVIEDTKYEIVLFTSTNERDYSGAIDRVISSGVCAGLIVVAHDQQVLDRLVELNRGGMPTVLVDTLGAISDLPAVGADNYTGGLLVGRHLLGLGHRRIASILGPTDHPYVQERRRGLRDAMHEAGLEPGPGLEAETDFEEALIRSRTRELMRLSPDRRPTALFAYHDSAAFTVLNELAEAGVRVPEDVSVVGFNDIDAAAHVRPALTTVQQPFADMGRRAADILLTALDSTESDEISQRIVLPTKLIVRDSTGPATADR, from the coding sequence ATGGCCAACCTGACCATCCGTGACATCGCCCGGTTGTCCGGGTTGTCGAAGTCGACGGTTTCGCTGGTCCTCAACAACAGCCCCAAGGTGGACCCGAAGACGCGCCGCCGGGTGCTCGCCGTGATGCGCGAGCACAATTACGTGCCGAGTTTCGCCGCCACGGCGCTCGCCAAAGGCAACACCGGCCTGATCGGCATGATCGTGCCCGGCCTGACCTGGCGCTTCATGGCGAACATCAACTACGGCGTGGCCAAGGTCATCGAGGACACCAAGTACGAGATCGTCCTGTTCACCAGCACCAACGAGCGCGACTACAGCGGTGCCATCGACCGGGTCATCAGCTCCGGCGTGTGCGCCGGGTTGATCGTGGTGGCCCACGACCAGCAGGTGCTGGACCGCCTGGTCGAGCTGAACCGCGGCGGCATGCCCACGGTCCTGGTCGACACCCTCGGCGCGATAAGCGACCTGCCCGCCGTCGGCGCCGACAACTACACCGGCGGTCTGCTGGTCGGCCGCCATCTGCTCGGCCTCGGCCACCGCCGGATCGCCAGCATCCTCGGGCCCACCGACCATCCATACGTCCAGGAGCGGCGGCGCGGCCTGCGAGACGCCATGCACGAGGCCGGTCTGGAGCCCGGCCCAGGGCTCGAGGCCGAGACGGACTTCGAGGAGGCGCTGATCCGCAGCCGCACCCGAGAGCTGATGCGGCTATCCCCGGATCGCCGCCCGACCGCGCTGTTCGCCTACCACGACTCGGCGGCCTTCACCGTGCTGAACGAGCTCGCGGAGGCCGGCGTGCGAGTGCCGGAGGACGTCTCGGTGGTCGGGTTCAACGACATCGACGCCGCCGCCCATGTGCGCCCGGCGCTCACCACGGTCCAGCAGCCGTTCGCCGACATGGGCCGGCGAGCCGCGGACATCCTCCTCACCGCCCTCGACAGCACCGAGTCCGACGAGATATCCCAGCGCATCGTCCTCCCCACCAAGTTGATCGTCCGGGACAGCACCGGCCCCGCCACGGCAGACCGTTAA
- a CDS encoding endo-1,4-beta-xylanase, which translates to MRHSRSSRKGPRRTRATRPLALLTALFTAAACLQAVPAGATAGPAEVMGPDPLAGFTETKGAPAPQYQVVPVSGSSDFTSALQVTTASAPKSAGLDGEYEITLGAKTAAAVKVNDAAVATFWARSITPPAGSDAGYATFAFERDGGSFKKSATAALRFTSTWQKFTFPFRIAEDYAAGEAHLNLWLGYGAQTLQIAGVSVADWGQGDPAGFPTVTYEGREANAAWRTAADQRIDEYRKGDLTVHVVDSSGDPVPGASVKADLQKHAFGFGTAVDAATMMKNTADGQKYRQAVTNGDFNQVTFGNNLKWTHWENTTERDTVTLPTLKWVREQGLAMRGHNLIWPSWGSLPADLQGLQNDKPALRARIDAHITDEAGALTGAVDNWDVVNEPYSEHNLQDILGPDEINRWYVLAGQADPKARMVLNDYGLVENNGWSKRHQDYIYNLAKRIKDGGYPIEGLGLESHFSALQPTPPEEVYTLLNRYASLGLPLEATEFDITTADRQLQADYTRDFLTILFSHPDVTAISTFGIWENNIWNPLAALYNADWSLKPNGQVWHDLVTKTWWTNASGATDTSGDYRTRGFLGDYLVTVTAGGATERAHVRMPSNGGKTITVVADGKDSDDKELLANADAELGAVNWYGFSPSTVKPDTRTVHSGSVAVRSTGRTAEWQGPAEGVQVASGQSYTSSAWVRLASGAGTTAQIKLKLAYTDGTAESVPLASAAVSTSGWTRLSTSSAVPLDFHGKTLAKAEWWASTAAGTGDLLLDDASLTNGA; encoded by the coding sequence ATGAGGCATTCCCGAAGTTCCAGAAAAGGCCCCCGCAGAACCCGGGCGACAAGGCCGCTCGCTCTTCTCACCGCGCTGTTCACCGCCGCCGCCTGCCTGCAGGCGGTACCCGCCGGCGCCACCGCCGGCCCGGCCGAGGTCATGGGCCCGGACCCGCTGGCCGGCTTCACCGAGACCAAGGGCGCCCCGGCCCCGCAGTACCAGGTCGTTCCCGTCTCCGGCTCGTCCGACTTCACCAGCGCGCTGCAGGTCACCACCGCGTCGGCCCCGAAGAGCGCGGGTCTCGACGGCGAGTACGAGATCACGCTGGGCGCGAAGACCGCCGCCGCCGTCAAGGTCAACGACGCCGCGGTGGCGACCTTCTGGGCCCGATCGATCACCCCGCCCGCCGGCTCCGACGCGGGCTACGCCACCTTCGCGTTCGAGCGTGACGGGGGTTCGTTCAAGAAGTCCGCGACCGCGGCGCTGCGTTTCACCTCCACCTGGCAGAAGTTCACGTTCCCCTTCCGGATCGCGGAGGACTACGCGGCCGGCGAGGCGCACCTCAACCTGTGGCTGGGCTACGGCGCGCAGACCCTGCAGATCGCCGGCGTGTCCGTCGCCGACTGGGGCCAGGGCGACCCGGCGGGCTTCCCCACGGTCACGTACGAGGGCCGCGAGGCGAACGCCGCCTGGCGTACGGCCGCGGACCAGCGCATCGACGAGTACCGCAAGGGCGACCTCACGGTCCACGTGGTCGATTCGAGCGGCGATCCGGTGCCCGGCGCCTCGGTCAAGGCGGACCTGCAGAAGCACGCCTTCGGGTTCGGCACCGCCGTGGACGCCGCGACGATGATGAAGAACACGGCCGACGGCCAGAAGTACCGCCAGGCCGTCACCAACGGAGACTTCAACCAGGTCACCTTCGGCAACAACCTCAAGTGGACGCACTGGGAGAACACCACCGAGCGCGACACCGTCACCCTGCCCACCCTGAAGTGGGTACGCGAGCAGGGCCTGGCCATGCGCGGCCACAACCTCATCTGGCCGTCCTGGGGCAGTCTGCCGGCCGACCTGCAGGGTCTGCAGAACGACAAGCCCGCGTTGCGGGCCCGTATCGATGCTCACATCACGGACGAGGCCGGCGCGCTGACCGGCGCCGTCGACAACTGGGACGTCGTCAACGAGCCGTACTCCGAGCACAACCTCCAGGACATCCTCGGCCCTGACGAGATCAACCGCTGGTACGTGCTGGCCGGGCAGGCCGACCCCAAGGCCCGCATGGTCCTCAACGACTACGGCCTGGTCGAGAACAACGGCTGGTCCAAGCGCCACCAGGACTACATCTACAACCTGGCCAAGCGGATCAAGGACGGCGGCTACCCGATCGAGGGGCTCGGCCTGGAGAGCCACTTCTCCGCCCTGCAGCCGACGCCGCCCGAGGAGGTCTACACGCTGCTGAACCGGTACGCCTCCCTCGGGCTGCCGCTGGAGGCCACCGAGTTCGACATCACCACCGCCGACCGGCAACTGCAGGCGGACTACACCCGCGACTTCCTGACCATTCTCTTCAGCCACCCGGACGTCACCGCGATCAGCACCTTCGGGATCTGGGAGAACAACATCTGGAACCCGCTCGCCGCCCTCTACAACGCCGACTGGTCCCTCAAGCCCAACGGCCAGGTCTGGCACGACCTGGTGACCAAGACGTGGTGGACCAACGCCTCCGGTGCCACCGACACCTCGGGCGACTACCGCACCCGCGGCTTCCTCGGCGACTACCTGGTCACAGTGACGGCAGGCGGCGCGACGGAGAGGGCGCACGTCCGCATGCCGTCGAACGGTGGCAAGACGATCACCGTGGTCGCCGACGGCAAGGACTCCGACGACAAGGAGCTGCTGGCCAACGCCGACGCCGAGCTGGGCGCGGTCAACTGGTACGGCTTCAGCCCCAGCACCGTGAAGCCCGACACCAGGACGGTCCACTCCGGCTCCGTCGCGGTCCGCTCCACCGGCCGTACCGCGGAGTGGCAGGGACCGGCCGAGGGCGTGCAGGTCGCCTCAGGCCAGAGCTACACCTCCAGCGCCTGGGTGCGCCTCGCCTCGGGCGCCGGCACCACCGCACAGATCAAACTCAAGCTGGCGTACACCGACGGCACCGCCGAATCGGTCCCGCTCGCCTCCGCCGCCGTGTCGACGAGCGGCTGGACCCGGCTGTCGACCTCCTCCGCCGTGCCGCTGGACTTCCACGGCAAGACCCTCGCCAAGGCCGAGTGGTGGGCCAGCACCGCCGCCGGCACCGGCGATCTCCTCCTCGACGACGCATCGCTCACGAACGGAGCCTAA
- a CDS encoding ABC transporter substrate-binding protein: MSPLNRRHFLAAASAAVGGTAITTLAGCSSSDPVPAGTKTINHWDWYVAQEPWLKHEIELFQKKNPTIKIKRTVQVSDKYPDLINLAFRGGNAPDMLMIPPDPKFDEQVNMGWLRALDSHATPQWRGHFPAGNFFNGVNMAQNKVYSAPFAGQAPWLQLYIHNKLFKQAGITNPDGSVKIPRTWDDVTAAAEAITQKSRGKAYGLGFGNAQSASLPWWVELFVRGAGSPAGYGSDGPDYRVGKWTFGSDRNYADFIGLLLDWKKRGYIYPHSMSIGDEQARAFFERGRFGMIVGGVWNQPTWAEHHFTDYSVTTLPSPTGVPQAFFYYPPGGRVWAISQPSTVSDEAWAWFDWLHSPAAGQRWVEAGQGLSIFPEANKNARISSAPFQAYVSFQKYALPWPVPAIRNPEASKVVIPAVKPDLPDVLAGLYTGQLSDLGAALTALEDRRNKALADGVKKAQAKGAKVSLADWVFQDWDPTKPYQNKPA; encoded by the coding sequence ATGTCCCCACTAAACAGACGCCACTTTCTCGCCGCCGCTTCCGCCGCCGTAGGCGGCACCGCCATCACCACACTGGCCGGTTGCTCGTCCTCCGACCCGGTGCCCGCGGGCACCAAGACGATCAACCACTGGGACTGGTACGTCGCCCAGGAGCCGTGGCTGAAGCACGAGATCGAGCTCTTCCAGAAGAAGAACCCGACGATAAAGATCAAGCGTACGGTCCAGGTCAGCGACAAGTACCCGGACCTGATCAACCTGGCCTTCCGCGGCGGCAACGCGCCGGACATGCTGATGATCCCGCCGGACCCGAAGTTCGACGAACAGGTCAACATGGGCTGGCTGCGCGCCCTGGACAGCCACGCCACCCCGCAGTGGCGCGGCCACTTCCCCGCGGGGAACTTCTTCAACGGCGTGAACATGGCCCAGAACAAGGTCTACAGCGCCCCCTTCGCCGGCCAGGCCCCCTGGCTGCAGCTGTACATCCACAACAAGCTGTTCAAGCAGGCGGGGATCACCAACCCGGACGGCTCCGTGAAGATCCCCCGGACCTGGGACGACGTCACCGCCGCGGCGGAGGCCATCACCCAGAAGAGCCGCGGCAAGGCGTACGGCCTCGGCTTCGGCAACGCGCAGAGCGCCTCGCTGCCGTGGTGGGTGGAGCTGTTCGTACGCGGCGCCGGCTCGCCCGCCGGCTACGGCTCGGACGGCCCCGACTACCGGGTCGGCAAGTGGACGTTCGGCTCCGACCGCAACTACGCCGACTTCATCGGGCTGCTCCTGGACTGGAAGAAGAGGGGCTACATCTACCCGCACTCGATGTCCATCGGCGACGAGCAGGCCCGCGCGTTCTTCGAACGCGGCAGGTTCGGCATGATCGTCGGCGGCGTGTGGAACCAGCCGACGTGGGCGGAGCACCACTTCACCGACTACAGCGTGACCACACTGCCGTCGCCGACCGGAGTGCCGCAGGCGTTCTTCTACTACCCGCCGGGCGGCCGGGTGTGGGCGATCTCCCAGCCTTCGACGGTCTCCGACGAGGCATGGGCGTGGTTCGACTGGCTGCACAGCCCGGCGGCCGGACAGCGTTGGGTGGAAGCCGGACAGGGCCTGTCGATCTTCCCGGAGGCGAACAAGAACGCCAGGATCAGTTCCGCGCCCTTCCAGGCGTACGTCAGCTTCCAGAAGTACGCGCTGCCGTGGCCCGTCCCCGCGATCCGCAATCCCGAGGCGTCCAAGGTGGTCATCCCGGCCGTCAAGCCGGACCTGCCCGACGTGCTCGCCGGCCTGTACACGGGGCAGCTCTCGGACCTGGGCGCCGCCCTCACGGCTCTGGAGGACCGCCGTAACAAGGCCCTCGCCGACGGTGTGAAGAAGGCCCAGGCCAAGGGCGCCAAGGTCAGCCTGGCCGACTGGGTGTTCCAGGACTGGGATCCCACCAAGCCGTACCAGAACAAGCCGGCGTAG
- a CDS encoding carbohydrate ABC transporter permease has product MQLLDTTTPRPPADGRGAAPPASPRKAGLWRRLRAARWSYLYLVPLMALLLTFVVYPIFGSLAYTFYRWNGIGSPEDFVGLGNFRQIAHDSIFWRAVGHTFVYAIVVVPVQLVLALVLALVLNNKKLRFSAFYRTLFFLPVVTSPAVVGVVIQLLVSNFGDTFNNWLLDAHLIGQPVDWLGSPKTALGIIILVGVWQTLGYNLVYFLAGLQTIPEEVYEAAKIDGAGRFRTFTHITVPLLRSVGLMIVILAFIGSFQIFDLVQVLTGGGPYFGTEVVNTYIYHLAFGGNQAQATEPDVGLASAASFFYGLLLISFSVLQVLIFRSIAKRRAAGRA; this is encoded by the coding sequence GTGCAACTCCTCGACACCACCACCCCGCGCCCGCCGGCCGACGGGCGCGGGGCGGCCCCCCCGGCATCACCGCGGAAGGCCGGCCTGTGGCGCCGGCTCAGGGCCGCGAGGTGGAGCTACCTCTACCTCGTACCGCTGATGGCGCTCCTGCTGACCTTCGTCGTCTATCCGATCTTCGGCTCGCTCGCGTACACCTTCTACCGCTGGAACGGCATCGGCTCGCCCGAGGACTTCGTCGGTCTCGGCAACTTCCGCCAGATCGCGCACGACTCGATCTTCTGGCGAGCCGTCGGCCACACCTTCGTGTACGCGATCGTCGTGGTGCCCGTACAACTCGTGCTCGCGCTCGTACTCGCGCTGGTGCTCAACAACAAGAAGCTGCGTTTCTCCGCCTTCTACCGCACGCTGTTCTTCCTGCCGGTGGTCACCTCGCCCGCCGTCGTCGGCGTCGTCATCCAGCTCCTGGTCTCCAACTTCGGCGACACCTTCAACAACTGGCTGCTGGACGCCCACCTCATCGGCCAGCCCGTCGACTGGCTCGGCAGCCCGAAGACCGCGCTGGGGATCATCATCCTCGTCGGCGTCTGGCAGACCCTCGGCTACAACCTCGTCTACTTCCTCGCCGGTCTGCAGACCATCCCCGAGGAGGTCTACGAGGCGGCGAAGATCGACGGCGCGGGTCGTTTCCGCACGTTCACCCACATCACCGTACCGCTGCTGCGCTCCGTCGGCCTGATGATCGTCATCCTGGCCTTCATCGGCTCGTTCCAGATCTTCGACCTGGTGCAGGTGCTCACCGGCGGCGGCCCGTACTTCGGCACCGAGGTGGTCAACACCTACATCTACCACCTGGCCTTCGGCGGCAACCAGGCTCAGGCCACCGAGCCGGACGTCGGCCTGGCCTCCGCGGCCTCCTTCTTCTACGGCCTGCTGCTCATTAGCTTCTCGGTGCTGCAGGTGCTCATCTTCCGGTCCATCGCCAAGCGCCGCGCCGCCGGGCGCGCCTGA
- a CDS encoding carbohydrate ABC transporter permease: MAVLVSRAPRGRTPARRRAAVRRTAGRSLTHLLLLGGGLVWLFPFLWTLGSSFKSSDGFFAKGLNPLPDGAHASNYTSAWKEASFGSYFVNTAVVAAGAVILTLLATSMAGYVLARTDFPGRKACIGLISVTLFLPHGYTIIPIFDIVQKLHLLNTLWSVIIVQSASGLVFATFLFMGYFSTMERDIEDAARVDGAGFHQIFWRVMLPLSGPMIATVGLFTFISAWNSFFIPLVFTLSKPELRTLPVGMYAFLGQNSTDWTFLCAGSVISLVPIVVIFLLLQRYFVNGLAGAVKG, translated from the coding sequence ATGGCAGTCCTGGTCTCCCGAGCCCCGCGCGGCCGTACGCCCGCGCGCCGCCGCGCGGCGGTCCGCCGTACCGCGGGCCGGTCCCTGACCCATCTGCTGCTCCTCGGCGGCGGCCTCGTGTGGCTGTTCCCGTTCCTGTGGACGCTGGGCAGCTCCTTCAAGAGCTCCGACGGCTTCTTCGCCAAGGGCCTCAACCCGCTCCCGGACGGTGCGCACGCCTCCAACTACACCAGCGCCTGGAAGGAGGCCTCCTTCGGCAGCTACTTCGTCAACACGGCGGTGGTCGCGGCCGGCGCGGTCATCCTGACCCTGCTCGCCACCTCCATGGCGGGCTACGTCCTGGCCCGTACGGACTTCCCCGGGCGCAAGGCGTGCATCGGGCTGATCTCGGTGACGCTCTTCCTGCCGCACGGCTACACGATCATCCCGATCTTCGACATCGTGCAGAAACTGCACCTGCTCAACACCCTGTGGTCAGTGATCATCGTGCAGTCCGCCAGCGGCCTGGTCTTCGCCACCTTCCTGTTCATGGGCTACTTCTCCACCATGGAGCGGGACATCGAGGACGCGGCCAGGGTCGACGGCGCCGGCTTCCACCAGATCTTCTGGCGCGTGATGCTGCCGCTGTCCGGCCCGATGATCGCCACCGTCGGCCTGTTCACCTTCATCAGCGCCTGGAACAGCTTCTTCATCCCGCTGGTCTTCACCCTCTCCAAGCCCGAACTGCGCACTCTGCCGGTGGGGATGTACGCGTTCCTGGGCCAGAACTCCACCGACTGGACGTTCCTGTGCGCCGGCTCGGTGATCTCGCTCGTACCGATCGTGGTGATCTTCCTGCTGCTGCAGCGCTACTTCGTCAACGGCCTGGCCGGCGCCGTCAAAGGTTAG
- a CDS encoding Gfo/Idh/MocA family protein, giving the protein MPLRLAILSFWHVHARDYARQASEHPGTEITAVWDEDAVRGRAWAGDLGARFHPDLGGLLARDDVDAVVVTCPTTAHRQVITAAAAAGKHIFTEKVLAPTPAECAEIIAAADRSGVALMLALPRLYEGYTTAIRKVLADGELGRLTLVRVRLSHGGSVGEGTLPEHFYDPAATAGGALVDLGCHPMYLARLFLGRMPETVTASFGHVTERAVEDNAVVVLRCADGALGVVEASFTAPASPFSIELHGSGGSLVYGTPEPKLLLGTAGAWRELPVPPRTGTPFDLFVRHVADGTRDEENLALGLDLTRLTAAATRGSREEGTRL; this is encoded by the coding sequence GTGCCCCTCCGCCTCGCCATCCTCAGCTTCTGGCACGTGCACGCCCGTGACTACGCCCGCCAGGCGTCCGAACACCCCGGCACCGAGATCACCGCCGTCTGGGACGAGGACGCCGTACGCGGGCGCGCCTGGGCCGGCGACCTCGGCGCGCGCTTCCACCCCGACCTCGGCGGCCTGCTCGCCCGCGACGACGTCGACGCCGTGGTCGTCACCTGCCCGACGACCGCGCACCGCCAGGTCATCACGGCCGCGGCGGCGGCCGGCAAGCACATCTTCACCGAGAAGGTCCTCGCCCCGACCCCGGCCGAGTGCGCGGAGATCATCGCCGCCGCGGACAGGTCCGGCGTCGCGCTGATGCTCGCGCTTCCCCGGCTGTACGAGGGCTACACGACGGCCATCCGCAAGGTGCTGGCCGACGGCGAGCTCGGCCGCCTCACCCTCGTCCGGGTCCGGCTGTCCCACGGCGGATCGGTCGGCGAGGGCACGCTCCCCGAGCACTTCTACGACCCGGCGGCCACCGCGGGCGGTGCCCTCGTCGACCTCGGCTGCCACCCCATGTACCTGGCCCGGCTGTTCCTCGGCCGCATGCCCGAGACCGTGACCGCGTCCTTCGGCCATGTGACGGAGCGCGCCGTCGAGGACAACGCCGTCGTGGTGCTCCGCTGCGCGGACGGCGCCCTCGGCGTGGTGGAGGCGTCCTTCACCGCGCCGGCCTCCCCGTTCTCCATCGAGCTGCACGGTTCCGGGGGATCCCTGGTGTACGGCACGCCCGAGCCGAAGCTGCTGCTGGGCACCGCCGGCGCCTGGCGCGAACTCCCCGTACCGCCGCGCACCGGCACACCCTTCGACCTGTTCGTACGCCATGTCGCCGATGGCACCCGTGATGAGGAGAACCTCGCCCTCGGCCTGGACCTGACCCGCCTGACGGCCGCGGCCACACGCGGCAGCCGCGAGGAAGGAACCCGCCTTTGA